One Pyrococcus furiosus DSM 3638 genomic window, TTAACTGTTAGACTAACTAAAATCAAGATTACAGCCCCTAGAGCTCCAAAAACTATGCTACTTCTCATTAAGTAGCCCCCTCAGGATTTCGACGTACTTACTTTCAAGCCTCTTATCCTGCCTTCCTAAGTTCTCATCCTTCGCATTTAAAACGGCCTTTCTGATACCACCCTCAGGATGCTTACAATCTCCCTTGTACCTGGGAATAACATGGACATGAAGATGAGAAACCGTTTGGCCAGCAGCCTTTCCCAAATTTATTCCCACATTAAATCCATCTGGATTTAATGCTTCTTTCAAGGCTTTGATTGCCATCTCAACTCCCTTCATAAGCATAACTTTTTCCTCCTCATTAAGCCCCTCAATGTTGGTTATGTGCCTCTTTGGGACGACTAAAAGATGTCCAGGATTAGCGGGAAAGCTGTCTAAGAGAATTCTTATTTTATCATCTTCATAGACAATGTTCTCGGCTGGAGGATTGCAAAATGGACACGGCATGAAAGGATTAGATGTGAATATGCTTAAATAGGCATCGCGAAAAGTTTATAAATCCATATCTGATGAAAATCCATTGGGGTTCACAGTAGGGTCCCGCGGTAGCCTAGCCTGGTAGTGGCGGCGGACTGTAGATCCGCAGGTCCCCGGTTCAAATCCGGGCCGCGGGACCACCAAAATTATTCTCGGTGATTAGATGAAGAGAATGATCATGTATCTTTCGACAGTTCTTTTGATAGCTGTGGTGAGTGGGTGTATAAGTGAACAAACTCAAACCCAAACTTTAGAATCAAATTCTCCTACACAAACAACAACCACAACTTCTCCACAGATAACGGTCACTTTTATAGTCTCTGTTCCAGAATATACACCTGAAAATGATTCCATATACATAGCTGGAGACTTTAACAACTGGAACCCAAAAGACGAAAGATATAAGCTCGTCAAACTTCCAGATGGACGATGGAAAATAACTTTAACATTTCCCTATGGAAAAACGATACAATTTAAGTTTACCCGTGGCTCGTGGGAAACTGTGGAAAAAGGAATAAATGGAGAAGAAATACCAAATAGACGATTCACCTTTACCAAGTCTGGAACTTACGAGTTTAAAGTTCATAACTGGAGAGATTTTGTGGAGAAAAACGTAAAGCACACCATAACTGGAAATGTGATAACTTTTGAAATGTTTATTCCTCAATTAAACACGACAAGAAGAATATGGATATATTTACCTCCGGATTATAACTATTCAACCAAGAGGTATCCCGTACTGTACATGTTCGACGGTCAAAATCTTTTTGATGCTGCTACTTCTTTTGCTGGAGAATGGGGAGTTGATGAAGCCTTAGAAAAGCTATACAAAGAAAAGAACTTCTCAATCATAGTAGTTGGGATAGACAATGGAGGAGATAGGAGAATAGACGAATATGCTCCCTGGGTAAATAGAGATTATAGAAGGGGAGGACTTGGAAACGCTACGGTGAAGTTCATAGTAGAGACTTTAAAGCCCTATATTGATGCTCACTATAGGACAGATCCAGAAAAAACTGGAATAATGGGATCTTCACTAGGTGGACTAATGGCTATATATGCAGGCTTTTCATATCCAGAAGTCTTCCGATACGTTGGAGCAATGAGCTCGGCATTCTGGTTTAATCCCGAGATATATGACTTCGTGAGAGAAGCAAAGAAAGGGCCAGAAAAAATTTACATTGATTGGGGAACGAATGAAGGGAGAAACCCAAAGGCATTTTCTGAAAGCAATGAGAAAATGGTCAAAATCTTAAAAGAGAAGGGTTATAGGGAGGAATTCAACCTTAAAGTTGTGATTGACAAAGGAGGATTACATAACGAGTACTATTGGGGAAAGAGATTCCCTCAAGCCGTTCTGTGGCTCTTTGAAGAGTAGCTTTTATGCACATATTTAGACCCAACAAAATATTTAAACTTCTCAGTGACTAAATATCACTTGAGGTGACACCATGAGAAGGAATGCCCAGGTCTTTGCTATGGTGCTCTTATTAGTACTTTCAGGAATTCCCAAGGCGCTTGCACTGTACACTCCAACACCGTTTTCAATAGATGGAAACTTAGAGGAATGGATCAAAGCAGATGCTATTGCTTATGGAAGAGACTCCGGCCTTCCAGGAGCAAACCTTGACAAATTGTACATTGCCTGGGATGACAACTATCTTTACATTGCCATAAAGACTAACAATACCCAGAGTTGGGACCTAGCTTATGGAATTGGAATTGACGTAGACCCAGGAAGTGGAAACGGATACACCGGAGACTCAGACGCATGGGGAAGAAAAATAGCCTTTGGAAACAACTATGCCATAGATTATGAGATTTACTTCTGGTGGAGTGGTGGTAGTGGAATTACTGCTGACAACTTCATAAACTGGACTGGCTCAGGATGGGACTACAAGAGCATTAGTGATGTCGGAGGAAGCTTCGCATACACTGGAGACACAAGCCAAGGACTACAAACCCTAGAAATAGCAATACCATGGGACGCATTGGGTGGAATTACAAGAAAATTTGCCATAATTGCTTGGATTGCTGGTGGAGATGGAAGTAGCGCAGTTGATTCACTACCCGTTGATGACACCATTGTAGACAGCGATAACGAGTGGGTTGATCAAGATGTATTCACGAACCTAAGTGTAATAATGCTATCTCCAAAGAATATCGATGGAAGCTTAGATGATTGGGCAGACTATGAAAAGGTTGGCTCTTCACTTCCAAGTGGGTATCCTGGAGCTGACCTAGAGAGCCTATATGTCTCCTGGGACAGTAATTATCTCTATATTGCCATAAAGACTAACAACACTGCAAGCTGGGATGTTGCTTATGGAATTGGAATTGACGTAGACCCAGGAAGTGGAAACGGATACACCGGAGACACAGATGCTTGGGGTAGGAAGATTGGATTCCAAGGATTTGCAGTTGACTACGAGATTTACTTCTGGTGGAGTGGTGGTAGTGGAATTACTGCTGACAACTTCATAAACTGGACTGGCTCAGGATGGGACTACAAGAGCATTAGTGATGTCGGAGGAAGCTTCGCATACACTGGAGACACAAGCCAAGGACTACAAACCCTAGAAATAGCAATACCATGGGACGCATTGGGTGGAATTACAAGAAAATTTGCCATAATTGCTTGGATTGCTGGTGGAGATGGAAGTAGCGCAGTTGACACAGCTCCCTCAGACTCCGAAGTGCCTCCAGGAGACTCATGGACAGATTATGACAAGCTCTCTAACTTGGCAACAACATTTGAGTTCCCTGACTTGACTGTCGAGATTAAGGGTCCAGATGTTGTTGGAGTGAATAAGCTTGCAGAGTATGAGGTGCATGTGAAGAACCTTGGTGGAATAGGAGTTCCTTCAACAAAAGTTAGGGTTTACATAAACGGAACACTCTATAAGAACTGGACAGTATCTCTTGGACCAAAAGAAGAGAAAGTTCTAACATTTAACTGGACACCAACTCAGGAAGGAATGTACAGAATCAACGCCACTGTAGATGAAGAAAATACCGTCGTTGAGCTCAACGAAAACAATAACGTTGCAACATTTGATGTTAGTGTTGTCTGGGTTGGAAAGATAAGCGTCGATGGAGATCCAAGCGACTGGCCGGAAGTAAGCCTTAACAACAACACCTTTACCTTACAGAATGGAGTATTCATATGGAGCGATGCTCCAGATGATCAGAGAACGGAGAAGGATCCCTACCTCCCAGGAGGAACTTCATCTCATGCAGACTTAATTAAATTTGGCGTGGCAAAAGACGAGAGATATCTGTACTTCCTTTTCGTCTTCAAGAACATGAGCAACATAAAGATCGGAGATAACGGAGCAACCTTCATAGCAGTTCCAATTGACTTCAAGGAAGGAGGAGCAACAGAGTTTGCTGGCGAGATGGATACTAAGAGCATACTAGAATGGGACATCCAAGTTGTAGTCAACTTAGCCTCAAGCCAGTTCAGTGGTGAGAGGGTTGCAACAACAAAAGCTGGTTCAAGCTATGAATCACTCTTCTACGTTCTATCCGCTGACGGAAGTTTCATTACAAGTGATGACGCAATGGTGGGAGTGAACCTCGATGCCAACACAGTAGAGGTCAGAATTCCACTAAGCTTCATTGAGAATTCTGATGAGATAAGGCTTCAGCTTGCCACTGGCTTCAGCTATGGGCCAGCAGTATGGAACTTTGGAGATCCATTTGCAAACGATGATGTGAGCGATATAGTGGACACGATAAGCGAGGCTGGCACTGAGGAAGAGCTTTCAGACAACATCCCAGACTACTATGTAAAGCTACTGCTAGGCACATATCTAGTTGAAGGGGCAGACGTCATTAATTACAGAGAAGAGAGAATAATGATGCAACAACAAGCCGCAGTGAAGTCCTTCATGACGATCTCCAAGTATTACGGAATTCCAAGGTTCAAGAAAGAATACGCCACATATCTAGAGCTCATGAACAACATAACGAACATGGATATCCCAGAAGAGTTCAAGGAAGAGATAATTGAGATAAGGAAGAAGGTTGACGAGCTGTTCTCCCTCTACAAGGAAGGAAAGGAAGTTGCAGAGGAGGGAATGATGAGCTTAGCAGATGCAATTAAGCTATACAGGGCATATACAGGAATGATAAAGGTTAATCAGAGGCTTAAGGAAATCATCCAGGCAATAGCCTCTGGAGAGCTCGAGAGACAGAAGTGGTTGGAGGAGATGAGGGGCAAGCTCACAAAGACAATTGACGGAGATCTCTCAGACTGGAGCGTTGATCCAGTTGCCGTAGATACAGAAGGGTACGGTCAGGATGGTGCAAACTTAAGGAGTTGTACGTGGACTACGACGACAACTTCCTCTACATAGCATTCACAACGGACAACAAAGCATCATGGAGAATAGCATATGGAGTTGCCTTGGACTACAAGGAGGGGGGATACACAACCGGACAGGATGGATGGCAGAGAAAAGTGGAATTCGAGAGAGGAATTGATGCACAGCTGTACTTCTTCTGGAACGGAGAATTCTTTGGAAACCCAGGAACGGACAGTATAACATCTGCCGACCTAATACTATGGAAGAACGGCACCTGGGAGTACATGCAACTTGACAAAGTTGGATTCTATGCATACAAGGGAGGAAGCAATGGACTCCAGAGCTTGGAAATTGCAGTTCCATGGGAAGTACTTGGTGGAAAGCCAGAGAAGATAGCAATTGTTGTCTACATAACCGGACAGGGAGCAGGAGATTCAGCAGTGGATTCACTACCACTTCAGGATGCAGTCAAGGACAGCGACAACGAGTGGGGAGATGTTGATAAGTTCACAAAGTTTGCAGAAGTCCTAATTAAGTGATTTCTTTCCCTTCTTTAAAATTTTTAAAAAAAGAGAAGTCAAGTTGTGGAGGACTCTTCGTCGTTGTAGATGTCCTCTTCTGGAATCTCGTCTTCGTAACCTCTTGATCCCTCTAAGGTTTCAATTCTGAACATGTAGCTCTTATACCAGTTGTACTCAGGGAGCTTCTTAATTGGGATTAGCTTCCACGCCCTAGTTTCCTCAGCGTAACCCCAGTTCACGTACTCGTTGAAGTTTCTGATTATGTCCGTTATAACAACGTTAAATTCATTTAAGAGCAACTTTTGTATCTCCCTCCACTTGTCTAGGGAACTCTCTCTCCTCGTTATTCCAAAGTATCCTGCACATCTTGGGCCTTTAAGGGTGGCAATTCCTCTACCCACGAAGGCCCTAATGGCCTCGAGGGTCTCTGGGGGATCGGTAATAAAGGTGTCAAACTTGTGGAGGGCATAGTCTGGCAAGGGCTTCCTCAAGTCAAAGGTAAAGATCTCTATGTCCTCATACCCAATCTCGTTGGCAGCCTTCTCGATGAACTTCGTTAGCCTTTCATCTATATCCAGCACAGCAATCCTTTTTGGAAGGCCTGAGAGCATTAGAGCAATACTTGTTAGATCATCATCGCCCAGAACAAAGATATCCTTGTTCTCTAAGTCTCCCCTAGTGTGCATTAGAATTACCCTTGCTACTGTAGTCTCCGGTGTTACATAAGCTTGGTCGAACTCGTGGAGCGGTTCCGGCCTGTCCTTAACTATCTCCCTAAACTGCTCAAGCAAGTCGGCAAAGGCTTGGAGGTCGACGGTCTTACCCTGACAGTGAGGACAAGTAAAGTCGTACCTCTTTCCAATTCCGTATTCCGCCACTAGCTCTTCTCCCTTTTCCGTAAGCTTAACTCCATCCTCGAAAGTTACATATCCAAGCTCGTTAAGACTCTCTAAAATTGCAACGACAAGGGGAAGTGGTTCTTCGCTTAAGTCCACGATTCTCCATATGTCGTCACTTGCCAAAACTGCCGATAGAACGTTTTCAACGCTTCTCTCATAAACGGGGATCTTAGTTTTTGTTTTTACCCTTTCTACAATTTCTTTCATCCCCAAACACCTCCAAAAATGCTTTTTTAGTTTACTTTTTCTGTCCTCTTTTTAAAGGTTTCTGAATACTCTATTAAAG contains:
- a CDS encoding CARDB domain-containing protein, with product MRRNAQVFAMVLLLVLSGIPKALALYTPTPFSIDGNLEEWIKADAIAYGRDSGLPGANLDKLYIAWDDNYLYIAIKTNNTQSWDLAYGIGIDVDPGSGNGYTGDSDAWGRKIAFGNNYAIDYEIYFWWSGGSGITADNFINWTGSGWDYKSISDVGGSFAYTGDTSQGLQTLEIAIPWDALGGITRKFAIIAWIAGGDGSSAVDSLPVDDTIVDSDNEWVDQDVFTNLSVIMLSPKNIDGSLDDWADYEKVGSSLPSGYPGADLESLYVSWDSNYLYIAIKTNNTASWDVAYGIGIDVDPGSGNGYTGDTDAWGRKIGFQGFAVDYEIYFWWSGGSGITADNFINWTGSGWDYKSISDVGGSFAYTGDTSQGLQTLEIAIPWDALGGITRKFAIIAWIAGGDGSSAVDTAPSDSEVPPGDSWTDYDKLSNLATTFEFPDLTVEIKGPDVVGVNKLAEYEVHVKNLGGIGVPSTKVRVYINGTLYKNWTVSLGPKEEKVLTFNWTPTQEGMYRINATVDEENTVVELNENNNVATFDVSVVWVGKISVDGDPSDWPEVSLNNNTFTLQNGVFIWSDAPDDQRTEKDPYLPGGTSSHADLIKFGVAKDERYLYFLFVFKNMSNIKIGDNGATFIAVPIDFKEGGATEFAGEMDTKSILEWDIQVVVNLASSQFSGERVATTKAGSSYESLFYVLSADGSFITSDDAMVGVNLDANTVEVRIPLSFIENSDEIRLQLATGFSYGPAVWNFGDPFANDDVSDIVDTISEAGTEEELSDNIPDYYVKLLLGTYLVEGADVINYREERIMMQQQAAVKSFMTISKYYGIPRFKKEYATYLELMNNITNMDIPEEFKEEIIEIRKKVDELFSLYKEGKEVAEEGMMSLADAIKLYRAYTGMIKVNQRLKEIIQAIASGELERQKWLEEMRGKLTKTIDGDLSDWSVDPVAVDTEGYGQDGANLRSCTWTTTTTSST
- the bpsA gene encoding N(4)-bis(aminopropyl)spermidine synthase, giving the protein MKEIVERVKTKTKIPVYERSVENVLSAVLASDDIWRIVDLSEEPLPLVVAILESLNELGYVTFEDGVKLTEKGEELVAEYGIGKRYDFTCPHCQGKTVDLQAFADLLEQFREIVKDRPEPLHEFDQAYVTPETTVARVILMHTRGDLENKDIFVLGDDDLTSIALMLSGLPKRIAVLDIDERLTKFIEKAANEIGYEDIEIFTFDLRKPLPDYALHKFDTFITDPPETLEAIRAFVGRGIATLKGPRCAGYFGITRRESSLDKWREIQKLLLNEFNVVITDIIRNFNEYVNWGYAEETRAWKLIPIKKLPEYNWYKSYMFRIETLEGSRGYEDEIPEEDIYNDEESSTT
- a CDS encoding HIT family protein, yielding MPCPFCNPPAENIVYEDDKIRILLDSFPANPGHLLVVPKRHITNIEGLNEEEKVMLMKGVEMAIKALKEALNPDGFNVGINLGKAAGQTVSHLHVHVIPRYKGDCKHPEGGIRKAVLNAKDENLGRQDKRLESKYVEILRGLLNEK
- a CDS encoding alpha/beta hydrolase-fold protein, which translates into the protein MKRMIMYLSTVLLIAVVSGCISEQTQTQTLESNSPTQTTTTTSPQITVTFIVSVPEYTPENDSIYIAGDFNNWNPKDERYKLVKLPDGRWKITLTFPYGKTIQFKFTRGSWETVEKGINGEEIPNRRFTFTKSGTYEFKVHNWRDFVEKNVKHTITGNVITFEMFIPQLNTTRRIWIYLPPDYNYSTKRYPVLYMFDGQNLFDAATSFAGEWGVDEALEKLYKEKNFSIIVVGIDNGGDRRIDEYAPWVNRDYRRGGLGNATVKFIVETLKPYIDAHYRTDPEKTGIMGSSLGGLMAIYAGFSYPEVFRYVGAMSSAFWFNPEIYDFVREAKKGPEKIYIDWGTNEGRNPKAFSESNEKMVKILKEKGYREEFNLKVVIDKGGLHNEYYWGKRFPQAVLWLFEE